TAGTACCAACTCCTCAACCTTTCTCCTAACAGGCTTCCCCGGCCTAGAAGGAGAATATCCCTGGCTCTCTATTCCCTTCTCCTGTATTTACATGATGGTACTTTCAGGGAACTGCCTGGTGCTGCGTGTGATTCATACAGAGCCGAGCCTGCGTGAGCCCATGTTCTACTTCCTGGCTATGCTGGGTCTCACTGACCTGTGCATGGGGCTGTGTACAGTACACACAGTATTGGGAATTTTATGGGGTCTCAGCCAGGAGATTAGTCTGGATGCCTGTATTGCTCAAACCTTCTTCATTCATGGTCTATCAATTATGGAGTCTGGAGTCCTCCTCGCCATGGCCTTTGATCATTTTACAGCTATCTGTAACCCTCTAAGGTATACATCTATACTCACCAATGTCAGGATCATCAAAATTGGACTGGGAATTTTATTTAGGAGTTTTGTGTTCATCATGGCACCCATAATCCACCTAAAGCTTTTTCATTACTGCCATTCCCATGTCCTCTCTCACTCTTTCTGCCTTCACCAAGATCTGCTGAGACTAGCCTGCTCTGACATCCGCTTCAACAGCTTCTATGCCTTGGCTCTGGTGATTTGCACACTTTTGTTTGATTCTGTGTTAATTATCATATCGTACATGCTGATCCTGCATTCTGTCTTGGCTACTGCATCCCGAGAAGAGCTGCTGAAGCCCTTGCAGACCTGTGTTTCTCATGTCTGTGCTGTCCTGGTCTTCTACATCCCAATCATTGGCCTCACCATGGTGCATCGCTTTGGGAAGCACCTCTCTCCTGTGGTCCAGGTCCTCATGGGCAACATCTACATCATCTTCCCACCTCTCATGAACCCCATCATCTATAGTGTGAAGACACAACAGATCCGTGTCAGAATTCAGAGGTggttcttcttgaagagaaagtaaaACACTTTAAATCAAACAGGGGTAAGTGTCTTTGATATGGAACAGTATGGCAGGTTAGGGAAAGAAATACGTTTatataaggaaagtaaaaataagacaacaaagcAATAAGACTTTATACAATATGGCATTGACTGTAAGAATTATATGGATCAAGCCTGGTTTTATTTCCCATGTTTTTGCCTTCACATATAATGTTGAAATTTCTAATAGTAGAGTTATGCATCACATGTGCCTACAATTTCTGTGCAGGAAAAGATAATATTTCAATTGTCCGTATGCATTTATCTTGTAAGAAATATCTACAAAGAAATCATCTAAACACACAGTTTATATCCATCAAAGGAAGCACAATTTAATCACTTGATATTGTCTTGATCAACATAGATTAATTGATCTACAATTGGTCTCTAACCTCAAATGGATATCATCAGACTGTATGTTAATAGTTCACTCATGAACCATTCCAAAACATTATCACTCTTCTCACTAACCTGTGAATAGACGACTCTGTTACTTGCTTTGCAGAGGACCTTTTATCATCAttgttttagaaatgaattttattgtgtatatttaaagtatacaacatgATATTATAACATATATGTGTAGTAAATAATTACCGTATTagaacaaatacacatacacataatctCATATAGTTACCCATCTGCAATAGCCCATGATGAGAGCAGATACACTTTATGCATTCAGCAAAAACCAtgaatacaatacattattattaactatagcccTCATGTTGTACATTGAATATGTTATCTTGCTGATCCTACATATTTACTACTTTGCATTCTTTGACTTACATCTTCCCATTTCTTCCCCTGACCTTGACCTTTGTTACCATCGGTTTGTtctctatctctatatatttgacatttttttcctttttagattcCAGATATAAATGAGATTGTATCatcacattttacatttccataaaTAGTCACTAACATCACAATCTTAATTCCAGTCTTTCAGAAACTGGTATCATTCTACTGTTCAGAGTAAGTGATCCACTTATCTGCATAGTTGTTACTGCTCATCTTTTCTGGGTTTAATAAATATCAGCAAGGCAAGACTTTTTCGTATGggaatttcatgtatttcttaataataatagaaaataacaatgctagtaatttggaaaataataaagcCTAGTCTAAACTGAAAACCTTGTGGAATTGTCACTCATAAGGACCTTCAAATGGAGAAGGTTTTGTTAACTATTTTATCTCCAGCAAAAAGTAATCTCCAGCATCCTTATCCTCATCCCCCCAAAAAATCCCCAGAAAAAATTAACATACATGCTACTAGATAAAGCGAATCTTGATTCCTTCGTGAAATTGCCATAAATTTCTGAGAAGAAACTTGGTAAacctcctgaaaaaaaaattccagatatTCTTACTTATATTTGCCTCCCCTTTTCTAAAACATATATTTTGACTCATTAATCCCATGACTAATCTTCATAGCATTTATCTTGAAGGGGCTGTGCTGGTTTTGacataaatgtgaaatatattaaGGCACACAGATGTGTATGAGGTAAGCTGGCtggcaacaaatacaaaaatacataaactgATAACTCTTAAATCCTAatacaaatcagaaaaatatacaaGATGGAGATATAAGAAGATTTTATTAACTATTTTACTCAAGGAAAATGTAGGGTTGTTATTAGATTATTTGGGTCCTCACTTATGTTTTGAAAATTTAAGGCTTGAACAAATAATAATTTGTACAGtagactgatttaaaaaaatccaccTCAAGGGTAATACGGCATTCGGGTTACAACATTAGCACTTTTTCAATTTCTAACTAAAATGCATTTAATTGTTTACCAAAAAGTAAAGAGTCCAGAGTAACTTGGAAAGTAAGAAAAATTAGTCAAATGATTAGAAACCTGGAAGCCATTTCCACAGTGTAAATAAAGCTACGACATAAATGTGTCTGGCCAAAGATCTATGGTTGATATGCTTATTCAGTTTGTGAAATGAGTAGAATCATCATCCATAATCCAGTTAGGGAAATAGTTTTCACTCCATCTAACTTATAGTAAAAGAAGTGGAGTTTAAAACAGCAATGActgttttgtttataaaaatgtttttcacatacatttttgtttttattttctgtaagtacaaaagagtaaaaaatagCAACAGCATAATACTGTAATATTATACTTATTAATCAATAAAATAAGTTAAGAAAATTAAGATATATATGATAGAAGAATGTAATGgaagaaatgtaattatttacTGAAAACTTACTATAAATGTGTAAAATTTAATAGCTTTTCCTAATAATCTGTTAAAATTATAAGCATTCAGCAAGGAAtacgtttttaaaataagatttttctttaCAGTAAAAAACACTATTTGAAAGTAAGATAGCATGACACATCCTATGCAAAAATGTAGCAACTGTGAGCACAATTATGTGTAACACATGTAGAAATTGTTAACACCCTGACAGGGGCTGGTAAGAGCAGACACTTGAGAGAACAGAAACACTTTCCTCACTCTAACTAGATTTGCTGTCCTAAAACAACTCCATAGCTGAGCTGTAATTAAACAAATGACAATAGGTTTAACCTAGCCAAATGTTTATAGCTTCCTAGGGAAGGTTAAAAgtcagagaaacaagaaaaatttttaaagtactttatagGTAATACGTTGGACTCGATTTTAAGAATGCTAAAACGTATTATAAagcaatattattttatatagtaaAGTAGGTGAAAGAAGAATCCACAAATACTTCACTGTAACAGAACATGAAGTACAGAAATAACAGTAGATACATAGAAGTAATAGTAAAACATTTAGTGATATTAAgtgatattttctattatttggaaaaatatgtattatgtaataGCCATCTGGGAAAATTTAAAGCTAAATGTATGCCTAATTTCTTAACCCAAATACAAATATTCCAATATTCCAAAATAACCTGTAACTAGATGAATATTATATGTGTAAAAATTGAACTTTAAAATTAAGGAACTactgttgtttaaaaaaagtatttttgaataAGCTATGCCTTCTACATGAGGACAGAAAACAAGAATTTATAAAGTGAGGATAAATACATTGACCACATACACTCCAGTTATGAGGAATatcaaactattaaaatatttaaaatttaacactTGACAAGAATTAGTTTACATAGGGAATGCATTATATAAATCAacatggtaaaagaaaaaataaacccacTGGAACAATGCAAGATATAAATTGTCTGTActtagaaaagaaattcaaattgttgACAAATATTAAAGAGGCTCAACTTCATTTAAAATTGaacaacaaaaactttttaaacataGGTCAAAATTATTGCATATTTTGTTTacagttgaaaaaatatatataattatcaatATCCATTATTGCTGAGGTTGTAAGATTCTACAGAGAGGtacttatatgtattttaatgtagatataaattaatgaaatatttttgaaggtAAGTATGTCATTGCTACCCAAATATTAAATCAGCACACATGTTCACTCTGAAATCCCTTATTTAGGTTAGATGGggaatcattaaaataaatactattctCAATCTTCTATCTCTTTTGAGTTCGTTTCCTAAAATACACTATTATAGcaagaatacaaatattttatggctTCTCAGAGATTCAGAATGATGCGAAATCTTCTAGTAACTAGAAAAACTTTTGAGTTGTCACCCTAAGTGTTAGTATAACCAGAATATATTTTCCAACCTGGGCTCATTCCAAGTCTAATGAATTAGAATAATGGGCTCATCACCTACATTATCTTAACAATTAACTACAATTCTAGCCttatgatatttattattttatatagaacTTGCATGTATATGTTTCCATATTCATCTATGTTTCCTACAGGGGAAGTGTCATTTTCTTCACTGTTGTATATTTTGCTTCCAGCAATTTTTTGAAACATGGTAGAAATGTGATAGATATTTGTCAAATTAGGTAtgagttgaaaaaaattaaaagttttttcttttacttttctgttgttctaaatttgaatctttaattttattaatgtatatgaaattacaatttataataaacataaaaacagtGAAGAAAAGAGTAAAGTCTAGCACTTGTACTTTGTTTGTtaaagaaacaaggtctcactctgtggctaaggctgaagtgcagtggagtagtcatagctcaatgcagcatTGAATATCTGGGATCAAGAGATATGTCTGTCTCCTGTGGAGACAGAATGTctctatatttcccaggctgaaagcaggaaagatctaaaattgataccctaacatcacaattaaaagaactagacaagcaagagcaaacactgtcaaaagaagacatttatgcagccaacagtcacaagaaaaaatgctcatcatcactggtcatcagagaaatgcaaatcaaaaccaaaatgaggtaccatctcacaacagctagaatggcgatcattagaaagtcaggaaacaacaggtgctggagaggatgtggagaaataggaatgcttttccaCTGATGTTTTGAGTGTaaactatttcaaccattgttgaagacagtgtggcgattcctcagggatctagaaccagaaataccatttgacccagcaatcccattactgggtatatacccaaaggattataaatcatgctgctatgaagacagatgcacacatatttttattgcaacaccattcacaatagcaaagacttggaaccaacccaaataaccatcaatgatagattggattaagaaaatgtggcacatatacaccatggaatactatgcagccataaaaaatgatgagttcatgtcctttgtagggacatggatgaagctggaaaccatcattctgagcaaactatcacaaggacagaaaatctttctactgtaaagacacatgcacatgtacatttattgcagcactattcacaatagcaaagacttggaaccaacccaaatgtccatcaatggtagactggataaacaaaatgtggcacatatacaccatggaatactatgcagccatagaaaagaatgagttcatgtcctttgcagggacatggatgaagctggaaaccatcattctcagcaaactaatacaggaacagaaaaccaaacaccacatgttctcactcataagtgggagattaacaatgagaacatatgggcacagggaggggaacatcacacactggggcctttcgaGTGGGTGGGAGGCAttgggaggaatagcattaggagaaataattattgtagatgacaagttgataggtgcagcaaaccagcatggcacatgtatacctacgtaacaaacgtgaacgttctgcacatatatcccagaacgtaaagcataaatatatacatatatatatatacacactaaaaATTTCAGCAAACTTAACCCAGTTATTTTTAACATTCAAACATCAGTCAATGTAGCATACCATACAGAgagattaaaatatatgtgtatgtgtgtatatatatgtatattcatgtatgtgtgtgtgaatatatgtatataaatatatgtatacacaaatatacacacaataggtatatgtgtgtgtatatatgcttatatatatacatgtatacatatatatacacacatgtatacatatatatacacacacacaaacacatatacacacacacacatatactataGTAGTCTTTTAGTTGCTGGAAAAAAATATACCTGACTGAATTCAACACCCAAGCCCAAAATCATGCATATTGTTTCCCATGTTTTCTATCTTAATGATTTGTATTTAGATCTGTGATTTACTTTGGAAATAGTATGTAGTCTGTATCtagattaacatttttttttgcatACGAATGTCCAATTGTTTCAGCAGTATTTTTAGCTTTATTGTGGCTTGGCAATTAAAACAATTGTTTCTATCTAAGGCATACAAAGTGGTATTTTGTCACAAGTATACTGTGCATAATGATTTCAACAATTGTGCTAATTAACACATCCTTCATCCCATGTagtagtttgtgtgtgtatgtgtgtgtgtgtgtagtgtgagaACTTTTAGGTCTACTCATTTAGCAAATTTCCAGTATATAATGTGTAATTATTAACTATACTTACCTCACTGTACCTTAAATATCTAGAATGTATTCATCTTATAATTGAAAATCTTCaactttgaccaatatctcccgtTTCCTTCACCCCTCAAGCCCTGGCAACTACCACTCTACCCTCTGTTTCTCTAAGTTTGGTATTTTAGATTTTACATAAGTGATAGCATAcaacatttgtctttctttgtctgacatttttaacttagcataatgtcttgcAGTTTTATTCATGTTGTGACAAATggcaagatttctttctttttaaggtgAATAATAATCCATTGTATAAAGATACTATAATTTCTTCATCTactcatctgttaatggacacttagattgtttgTTTATATCTCAGctattgggaataatgctgcAACGAACATGAGAATGCAAACATCTCTTTCAAATTCATATTTCATTATGCTAGATATAAATCCAGCtgtagaattgctgggtcgtaCGGTACTtccattttcaatattttgagCGACCTCCATTCTTGATTCCAGAGACATATGGAGAGTCTCAATTATTCTACAATGGAAGTGATGTGCAGTGATTTACACATTAATAAAGACTTCTAAACCAGAATGTGCtccataactttaaaaaacagtattaTTGAAGAGGCCATAGAATTTACCATAAATAATTTATGTGTGTGTTCAATAAACAGATATGAAGGATCTACTTACATCAGGTACTGTATTTAGatgcataaaaacataaaatatctttcaacCACAAGGTGTTTACAATATAGTGGAGAGACACACATTGAAAAATAGTTGTACCCCTACATAATTAATCTTTTAGGAGTATAAAAGTAAAGTCTCTTGGGAGGAAAGGATTTACTGTGTCCTTGGAGGCTGGGGAAGGCTtcacaaataccacatgttctcattcatatgtggaatctataAAAATGATCTCTTAGATGCAAAAAATATAGCAGATgatactagaggctgggactactagagaaaaggggaaagaaggaaagattttttttaagaagtacaAAATTACAGCTGGATAGAAGGATATCCAGCTGGATATTACAGctggatagaaggaataagttctattATTCTACACCACTTATGTTCCAGGCACCATCataaatgctttatttataattcttcAGTAAAAAATCAGTGGTCACATAGATAAAATGACTTCCTCAAGGTTTTGTAATAAGAAGAAGTGGAGCAGAGATTTGATTATTGGCAGTCTGAGTCCACAGATTGCCCCGTTAGTCATAGACTATATTTTGTTCTAATGTTTAATGCCAAATGTGTTTCCTGATCAATTATATTATATTGCactcaataaaattatttgaaatcccacatttttccattttaagttctattatgtttctatatattctagtcattattttgttttgtaatctCCAACAATAATTACTCCTTTTTTGATTCTTCAATAATAGCCTATTTTCTGCATTTCCATAATTTCCTTCTGACATGTCTGATGCACATTCTAAAGTTCATTTTAAGTAACATTATATCCAGATATCTAGAACAATTCATTGAATGTTGTATTGAGACTCCTAAGCAAGGAAAGGAGATGATTTTGAGTCATCTAGGT
Above is a genomic segment from Chlorocebus sabaeus isolate Y175 chromosome 1, mChlSab1.0.hap1, whole genome shotgun sequence containing:
- the LOC103247909 gene encoding olfactory receptor 51V1 is translated as MMVLSGNCLVLRVIHTEPSLREPMFYFLAMLGLTDLCMGLCTVHTVLGILWGLSQEISLDACIAQTFFIHGLSIMESGVLLAMAFDHFTAICNPLRYTSILTNVRIIKIGLGILFRSFVFIMAPIIHLKLFHYCHSHVLSHSFCLHQDLLRLACSDIRFNSFYALALVICTLLFDSVLIIISYMLILHSVLATASREELLKPLQTCVSHVCAVLVFYIPIIGLTMVHRFGKHLSPVVQVLMGNIYIIFPPLMNPIIYSVKTQQIRVRIQRWFFLKRK